GGAATTATTTTCTGTCTTATTTCCATGTTGACTGTTCTTCCTTCACTCCTGCTCATTGCCGGCAGGCGTAATTTATTTCCGTCTTCACATCCGCGCATGACGACTATACCTTTTATGGAAAAGGTTATTTCTCGTCCTATAACTGTTCTTATTGTTGTGGTTATATTGTCTGCCGTAGCTTTACCGGGGTTGATGAAGGCCGGATTCAATTATAATCTTCTTGATCTTCAGGCAAAAGGTCTCGAATCAGTTGAGTTTGAACATAAGCTAATTAATGAATCTGATGAATCAACATGGTTCGCAGTTATGACTAGGCCTGACCTTGAAAGCGTAAAGGCATTGACACAACAATTAAAAAAGATTTCTTCTGTCGGGCGGATTGATTCTATTTTAAATTTTCTGCCTGAAAGTCAAAAGGAAAAAGCTCATATTTTACGTGGTGAAGCCAAGTACTTAGACGGTATGAACTTTAACGCCAGTGCTGTAGCTCTCACTCCTGAGCAGGTTCTAAGTTCACTTGAAAATTTAACTGATTCGCTCGAAGGGCTTGAGGAAAAATTATTTTCTGCCGGAGCTAAGGATGAACTTAAGCTTGTTTCAGCTCTTTTAGACAAAACTTCAGCTTGTATGGCTCTGATAAAGAAGAATCCTGCTTCTGCTCAGAATCTTGTACCTATTCAAAGTGGACTTGTTAGTGAGCTTTCGTCTTCATTTAATTGGCTTAAAGAGATCTTAGAAGTTCGATCTGTAAAACCTGATGATCTGCCTGAACATCTACGCTCTCTTTATATAGGTAAAGACGGTAGCTATATGGTTAAAATAGCTCCGGTTGGTAATGTCTGGGATTTTGATTTGCTCAAGTCTTTTGTTGCGGACCTTAGAAAAGTTGACCCAGAAGTTACAGGGGTTCCGGTTGTTGTCTTTGAATCCTCGCTGCTTATGCGTGATACTTTTCTACACGCCGCTGTGGTTACAATTATACTGGTATCCATAATTTTATTTTTAACATCATTCAGTATCAGTTATGTACTCTTAACTCTTATTCCGCTTGTAGTCGGTATTTTCTGGCTACTTGAATTGATGGGGATTACGGGTTTAAGCTTCAATTTAGCTAACTTCTTTGCGATACCTATTCTTATTGCCATCGGGGTCGATGGAGGTGTTCACTTTTTTGCCAGATGGAAAGAACTTTCAAATGGCGATAGACTTTATGACACAAGTACCCCTGTAGCAGTCGGGCTCAGTTTCTGCACCACTATGATCGGATTCGGAGGGTTGCTTTTAGCTCATCACAGAGGGCTTGCTTCTCTTGGGGGGATAATGGTTGTCGGATCTGCAACTTGTATGGTTGGTTGTATGATAGTGTTACCTGCAATTTTCAGACTGATAGAAAAGTTTAAGAAAGGATGATCCTTACAATGCTTAAGAAAATATTAGCGATTACTTTACTAATTATTGTTTCAGTTGCTGGAGTCGCTTACGCTTCCCCAAAGGCCGGATCATTTGATTTTGTAATTATTGAGCCTGGCCAACCGGGAACATCCGCAGATGCTCAGCCTGTAATGGATGACTTGGCAAAGTATCTGTCTGCTAAAATGGGAACTCCTGTGAGTGGAGTTTATTTTAACGAACTTAAACCTGCTTTAAAATATCTTGATGAGAATAAACCTGCATGGGGAATTTGCGGACTGACTTTTTTCAAAAGTTACGTAGATACGTTTATGATGACCCCTGTTGCATCTACTCTCCCGCAGGGACTTGCAAATGATATTTGGAGAATTCTGGTCCCTTCTGACGGTCCGGACTCTGTGAAAGTTGTCAAAGGGACTGTCTACGGTTCAATGCTTTACACGCCAGATGCCCGTAAAATACTTTTTGGAAAAAACGAAGCACAAATTCCACTCATTATTGAAGGAACATCAAAACCTCTTAGTAAGTTACGTTGGGTTAACAGAGGAAAAGCTGCCGGAGTATGTCTTAATTCTGTTCAATATTCGGTGCTCAGCGAAATGGATAGCTTGTCTGATGTGAAGGTTATTTATGAATCAAAAAAACTTCCTAACAGTCCGGTTGTATGGTTTGGTAAGGCCGATGATGATGCTTTTCGACTTCAGGCAATTTTGCTTGATATGAAAAAGGACCCAGCGGCTGAAGGTTTACTTAAACTTTTGCAGACCAATGGATTCGGAACTGCTGACAAGGAGCTTAAATGATTTTATCACTTCGCCTCATAATGATTGCTGTTTTATCATGTTTTTTGTGCAGCTGCGCGGCAAAGGGCGCGGCTAAGCCTATTTCTGAATCTACAGATAAAGTAGCGCCTAAAACCGTTGCGAAGTCCGAATCAAAAAAGCATCCTGCAAAAAGCTCTGTTTCGAGTTCTAATTCTGCCGATACCTCCAGAGCAATATATGAAGATAAAGATGTTCACCTTTGGAAACCATGTTCAATTGGTGAAGCTGAAAAATTAGGAGCGAGTACAAAAGATAGTGATCTACTCAAGTGCGCCGCATGCTATGCTTCATTATTTGAAAGAAAATCAATCGATGAGACTAAGTATGCTGAAGCCGGACAAAAGGCGATAAAAGTTTATCTTGATAAAAACTCTAAAAGTGGCGTCGGACACTATCTTTATGCCTATTTAGTTGGTAAACATGCGCAACTTTCGCCTTTGAGCGGACTTGACCTTGTGCCTGTCTTGGAGCAAGAAGCACTGCTGTCTGAAAAATTTTCTCCAGAAGTTGATTTTGGAGGACCTGACAGAATGCTTGGTGAGCTTTATCTTGAAGCTCCTTCACCTCCATTTAGTGTCGGGGATTTAGGCAAGTCTTTGGACCACTTTGAAAAAGCAGTAAAAGTAGCCCCTGATTTCTATTTGAATCATCTTGGTTACGGAGCTGCTTTGCTTGAAGATGGTGAAAAAGGTAAAGCTTGTGTTCAGTATGATACAGCAATCAGCAGTAAAAGTTTTAATAAAAAGTCATTGAAAAATGATACATATCATAAGTTAGTAGATGCATGTAAAAAGCCATCTGCTGCTGAAAAATAATAAACCCGTCGTTTTTCCGACGGCAAAGAGGTTAGGATTTTGGCAATTCCTGCAGTACAAATAGCGAGACTTGGTAAATATATTCTTACACAGACACTTAAGGGTAATAAACATTATCCCTTAGTGCTAATGCTCGAACCTTTGTTTCAGTGCAATCTGCGCTGTAAAGGGTGCGGTAAAATTAATCAGTCACCAGCCGCTTTAAATAAGCGTCTGTCGTTTGACGAATGCATTGCCGCTGTTGAAGAATGCGGAGCACCAATTGTTTCTATTCCGGGTGGAGAACCTCTTCTGCATCCTGAAATGCCTGCTATCGTAAAAGAGCTTATCAGACGTAAAAAATTTGTATATCTCTGCACAAACGGAATTCTAATTCCTGAGCGCATTAGCGAGTTTAAACCAAGCCCGTATCTTACTTTTAATCTTCATCTTGATGGTTTGGAAGAAATTCATGACCGTGTTGTCTGCAAGCAGGGCGTATTTCAGTCTGCTGTCAGGGCAATTAAACTGCTTAAATCTAAAGGGTTTAGAGTTAATACCAATACAACTCTTTTTGGTGGACAGACACCTGAAAATGCAGCTGAATTTTTTGACTTCTTGACAGAACTTGGTGTAGACGGAATGACT
This sequence is a window from Desulfovibrio sp. UCD-KL4C. Protein-coding genes within it:
- a CDS encoding MMPL family transporter, yielding MDKLKKIQNFLILGLWRMVRTCPGTVVICGLILAIICGVSSALYLKLDSDQDNIISHDLPFQKRNLEQIKNFGDQEYMFVVIETGGTEHGKKQAALFATSLADKLQKRPNIIKEVHYAMSAKDMGPGVLMFASESELHDFVKLARNIGPLGHEWFNGPGLAKFLDMNAELLSGKKDMGGAAAPEMLTPMIGALDSLVGKMDNALKDGANSFKSAGPVLNLDKAGMQYFYTRNGKLLIMRILPKKDFAAMTVIGQALKIVRESLDQTRLEFPDVSAGLTGRPVLSADEMITTNNDMTIASIVSVILVGLLFMVVLHGWLRPALVMISLFCAMAWTFGFALVSLGSLNLLSIVFALVLVGIGVDFGIHIVLRYVEGTASGLSSDEAVKESLLHTGPGVILGAITSVCAFYAVLGHEFVGLAELGLIGGTGIIFCLISMLTVLPSLLLIAGRRNLFPSSHPRMTTIPFMEKVISRPITVLIVVVILSAVALPGLMKAGFNYNLLDLQAKGLESVEFEHKLINESDESTWFAVMTRPDLESVKALTQQLKKISSVGRIDSILNFLPESQKEKAHILRGEAKYLDGMNFNASAVALTPEQVLSSLENLTDSLEGLEEKLFSAGAKDELKLVSALLDKTSACMALIKKNPASAQNLVPIQSGLVSELSSSFNWLKEILEVRSVKPDDLPEHLRSLYIGKDGSYMVKIAPVGNVWDFDLLKSFVADLRKVDPEVTGVPVVVFESSLLMRDTFLHAAVVTIILVSIILFLTSFSISYVLLTLIPLVVGIFWLLELMGITGLSFNLANFFAIPILIAIGVDGGVHFFARWKELSNGDRLYDTSTPVAVGLSFCTTMIGFGGLLLAHHRGLASLGGIMVVGSATCMVGCMIVLPAIFRLIEKFKKG
- the hpnH gene encoding adenosyl-hopene transferase HpnH, which gives rise to MAIPAVQIARLGKYILTQTLKGNKHYPLVLMLEPLFQCNLRCKGCGKINQSPAALNKRLSFDECIAAVEECGAPIVSIPGGEPLLHPEMPAIVKELIRRKKFVYLCTNGILIPERISEFKPSPYLTFNLHLDGLEEIHDRVVCKQGVFQSAVRAIKLLKSKGFRVNTNTTLFGGQTPENAAEFFDFLTELGVDGMTLSAAFSYEAAADQDSFLTREQSKKLFREIFKLGQGKKWDFSHSSFYLDFLAGNQNYSCSPWGNPCRSIHGWQRPCYLLEDGFVPTYKELMEQTDWDKYGVGNDPRCADCMVHCGFEPTAVSDSVKRPIKGAMLALKGVKVD
- a CDS encoding PhnD/SsuA/transferrin family substrate-binding protein, whose product is MLKKILAITLLIIVSVAGVAYASPKAGSFDFVIIEPGQPGTSADAQPVMDDLAKYLSAKMGTPVSGVYFNELKPALKYLDENKPAWGICGLTFFKSYVDTFMMTPVASTLPQGLANDIWRILVPSDGPDSVKVVKGTVYGSMLYTPDARKILFGKNEAQIPLIIEGTSKPLSKLRWVNRGKAAGVCLNSVQYSVLSEMDSLSDVKVIYESKKLPNSPVVWFGKADDDAFRLQAILLDMKKDPAAEGLLKLLQTNGFGTADKELK